The following coding sequences lie in one Gadus macrocephalus chromosome 1, ASM3116895v1 genomic window:
- the hnrnpa1b gene encoding heterogeneous nuclear ribonucleoprotein A1b isoform X4 → MSKDHDQGAREPEQLRKLFIGGLSFETTDESLRAHFEQWGTLTDCVVMRDTGSKRSRGFGFVTYATVEEVDAGMDARPHKVDGRMVEPKRAVSREDSNKPGAHVTVKKIFVGGIKEDTEEAQLRDYFSQFGKIDLVEIMTDRNTGKRRGFAFVTFDDHDSVDRIVIQKYHTVNCHNCEVRKALSKQEMQNTGMSRPGNFNRGGGYGGNDFGRDGYFGDRGGRGGGYGGDNYNNGYGGGDGDNLGAADVLNTSVAGYGGGGYGGGGGGNRGYGGGQGYGNQGGGGGGGYGGNGYDGYNNDSSVGNYGSGGGGGGGSSGGNGYNDFGNYNNQSSNYGPMKGTNFGGGGGGGSGGGGGGGRNSGPYGGGYGGSTGGGGGGGYGGGGGGGGSGRRF, encoded by the exons ATGTCGAAAGA TCATGATCAAGGCGCACGGGAACCGGAGCAGCTCCGCAAGCTCTTCATCGGAGGACTGAGTTTTGAGACCACAGACGAGAGCTTGCGAGCCCATTTTGAACAATGGGGTACACTCACCGACTGCGTG GTGATGAGAGATACTGGCAGCAAAAGGTCCAGGGGATTCGGCTTTGTGACCTACGCCACTGTGGAAGAAGTGGATGCTGGCATGGATGCACGGCCTCATAAGGTTGATGGCAGGATGGTAGAGCCCAAGAGAGCGGTTTCCAGAGAG GACTCCAATAAACCCGGTGCCCACGTAACGGTCAAGAAGATTTTCGTTGGCGGCATCAAAGAAGACACAGAGGAAGCacagctgcgagactacttcaGTCAGTTTGGAAAGATTGACTTGGTTGAAATTATGACCGATCGCAACACGGGCAAGAGGCGAGGCTTTGCATTCGTTACGTTTGATGACCACGATTCCGTGGACAGGATTGTCA TTCAGAAATACCACACAGTCAACTGCCACAATTGTGAGGTGAGGAAGGCCCTCTCGAAGCAAGAGATGCAGAATACGGGCATGA GTCGCCCTGGTAACTTCAACAGAGGCGGTGGCTATGGAGGTAATGATTTTGGCCGCGATGGATACTTCGGTGACCGTG gtggaagaggtggaggataCGGTGGTGACAATTACAACAATGGCTACGGCGGGGGAGACGGTGATAACCTAG GCGCTGCTGATGTACTCAATACATCTGTTGCAGGTTACGGAGGTGGTGGATacggaggtggtggcggtgggaaCCGTGGCTATGGAGGGGGACAAGGCTACGGCAaccagggtggaggtggcggaggcGGTTATGGTGGAAACGGCTACGATGGCTACAACAACG ATTCCTCTGTAGGTAACTACGGgagtggaggaggcggaggcggtggCAGCAGTGGAGGCAACGGCTACAATGATTTTGGCAACTACAACAACCAGTCGTCTAACTACGGCCCCATGAAAGGAACTAACtttggaggtggaggcggtggtggcagtggaggaggaggaggtggaggacggaACAGTGGGCCTTATGGTG GTGGCTATGGGGGTAGCACTGGcggaggcggtggcggcggatatggtggtggtggtggcggcggaggATCTGGCAGACGGTTTTAA
- the hnrnpa1b gene encoding heterogeneous nuclear ribonucleoprotein A1b isoform X3, whose protein sequence is MSKDHDQGAREPEQLRKLFIGGLSFETTDESLRAHFEQWGTLTDCVVMRDTGSKRSRGFGFVTYATVEEVDAGMDARPHKVDGRMVEPKRAVSREDSNKPGAHVTVKKIFVGGIKEDTEEAQLRDYFSQFGKIDLVEIMTDRNTGKRRGFAFVTFDDHDSVDRIVIQKYHTVNCHNCEVRKALSKQEMQNTGMSRPGNFNRGGGYGGNDFGRDGYFGDRGGRGGGYGGDNYNNGYGGGDGDNLGYGGGGYGGGGGGNRGYGGGQGYGNQGGGGGGGYGGNGYDGYNNGNGNGNYGGGGGDSSVGNYGSGGGGGGGSSGGNGYNDFGNYNNQSSNYGPMKGTNFGGGGGGGSGGGGGGGRNSGPYGGGYGGSTGGGGGGGYGGGGGGGGSGRRF, encoded by the exons ATGTCGAAAGA TCATGATCAAGGCGCACGGGAACCGGAGCAGCTCCGCAAGCTCTTCATCGGAGGACTGAGTTTTGAGACCACAGACGAGAGCTTGCGAGCCCATTTTGAACAATGGGGTACACTCACCGACTGCGTG GTGATGAGAGATACTGGCAGCAAAAGGTCCAGGGGATTCGGCTTTGTGACCTACGCCACTGTGGAAGAAGTGGATGCTGGCATGGATGCACGGCCTCATAAGGTTGATGGCAGGATGGTAGAGCCCAAGAGAGCGGTTTCCAGAGAG GACTCCAATAAACCCGGTGCCCACGTAACGGTCAAGAAGATTTTCGTTGGCGGCATCAAAGAAGACACAGAGGAAGCacagctgcgagactacttcaGTCAGTTTGGAAAGATTGACTTGGTTGAAATTATGACCGATCGCAACACGGGCAAGAGGCGAGGCTTTGCATTCGTTACGTTTGATGACCACGATTCCGTGGACAGGATTGTCA TTCAGAAATACCACACAGTCAACTGCCACAATTGTGAGGTGAGGAAGGCCCTCTCGAAGCAAGAGATGCAGAATACGGGCATGA GTCGCCCTGGTAACTTCAACAGAGGCGGTGGCTATGGAGGTAATGATTTTGGCCGCGATGGATACTTCGGTGACCGTG gtggaagaggtggaggataCGGTGGTGACAATTACAACAATGGCTACGGCGGGGGAGACGGTGATAACCTAG GTTACGGAGGTGGTGGATacggaggtggtggcggtgggaaCCGTGGCTATGGAGGGGGACAAGGCTACGGCAaccagggtggaggtggcggaggcGGTTATGGTGGAAACGGCTACGATGGCTACAACAACGGTAATGGAAATGGAAACtacggcggtggtggtggag ATTCCTCTGTAGGTAACTACGGgagtggaggaggcggaggcggtggCAGCAGTGGAGGCAACGGCTACAATGATTTTGGCAACTACAACAACCAGTCGTCTAACTACGGCCCCATGAAAGGAACTAACtttggaggtggaggcggtggtggcagtggaggaggaggaggtggaggacggaACAGTGGGCCTTATGGTG GTGGCTATGGGGGTAGCACTGGcggaggcggtggcggcggatatggtggtggtggtggcggcggaggATCTGGCAGACGGTTTTAA
- the hnrnpa1b gene encoding heterogeneous nuclear ribonucleoprotein A1b isoform X1, giving the protein MSKDHDQGAREPEQLRKLFIGGLSFETTDESLRAHFEQWGTLTDCVVMRDTGSKRSRGFGFVTYATVEEVDAGMDARPHKVDGRMVEPKRAVSREDSNKPGAHVTVKKIFVGGIKEDTEEAQLRDYFSQFGKIDLVEIMTDRNTGKRRGFAFVTFDDHDSVDRIVIQKYHTVNCHNCEVRKALSKQEMQNTGMSRPGNFNRGGGYGGNDFGRDGYFGDRGGRGGGYGGDNYNNGYGGGDGDNLGAADVLNTSVAGYGGGGYGGGGGGNRGYGGGQGYGNQGGGGGGGYGGNGYDGYNNGNGNGNYGGGGGDSSVGNYGSGGGGGGGSSGGNGYNDFGNYNNQSSNYGPMKGTNFGGGGGGGSGGGGGGGRNSGPYGGGYGGSTGGGGGGGYGGGGGGGGSGRRF; this is encoded by the exons ATGTCGAAAGA TCATGATCAAGGCGCACGGGAACCGGAGCAGCTCCGCAAGCTCTTCATCGGAGGACTGAGTTTTGAGACCACAGACGAGAGCTTGCGAGCCCATTTTGAACAATGGGGTACACTCACCGACTGCGTG GTGATGAGAGATACTGGCAGCAAAAGGTCCAGGGGATTCGGCTTTGTGACCTACGCCACTGTGGAAGAAGTGGATGCTGGCATGGATGCACGGCCTCATAAGGTTGATGGCAGGATGGTAGAGCCCAAGAGAGCGGTTTCCAGAGAG GACTCCAATAAACCCGGTGCCCACGTAACGGTCAAGAAGATTTTCGTTGGCGGCATCAAAGAAGACACAGAGGAAGCacagctgcgagactacttcaGTCAGTTTGGAAAGATTGACTTGGTTGAAATTATGACCGATCGCAACACGGGCAAGAGGCGAGGCTTTGCATTCGTTACGTTTGATGACCACGATTCCGTGGACAGGATTGTCA TTCAGAAATACCACACAGTCAACTGCCACAATTGTGAGGTGAGGAAGGCCCTCTCGAAGCAAGAGATGCAGAATACGGGCATGA GTCGCCCTGGTAACTTCAACAGAGGCGGTGGCTATGGAGGTAATGATTTTGGCCGCGATGGATACTTCGGTGACCGTG gtggaagaggtggaggataCGGTGGTGACAATTACAACAATGGCTACGGCGGGGGAGACGGTGATAACCTAG GCGCTGCTGATGTACTCAATACATCTGTTGCAGGTTACGGAGGTGGTGGATacggaggtggtggcggtgggaaCCGTGGCTATGGAGGGGGACAAGGCTACGGCAaccagggtggaggtggcggaggcGGTTATGGTGGAAACGGCTACGATGGCTACAACAACGGTAATGGAAATGGAAACtacggcggtggtggtggag ATTCCTCTGTAGGTAACTACGGgagtggaggaggcggaggcggtggCAGCAGTGGAGGCAACGGCTACAATGATTTTGGCAACTACAACAACCAGTCGTCTAACTACGGCCCCATGAAAGGAACTAACtttggaggtggaggcggtggtggcagtggaggaggaggaggtggaggacggaACAGTGGGCCTTATGGTG GTGGCTATGGGGGTAGCACTGGcggaggcggtggcggcggatatggtggtggtggtggcggcggaggATCTGGCAGACGGTTTTAA
- the hnrnpa1b gene encoding heterogeneous nuclear ribonucleoprotein A1b isoform X2 produces MSKDHDQGAREPEQLRKLFIGGLSFETTDESLRAHFEQWGTLTDCVVMRDTGSKRSRGFGFVTYATVEEVDAGMDARPHKVDGRMVEPKRAVSREDSNKPGAHVTVKKIFVGGIKEDTEEAQLRDYFSQFGKIDLVEIMTDRNTGKRRGFAFVTFDDHDSVDRIVIQKYHTVNCHNCEVRKALSKQEMQNTGMSRPGNFNRGGGYGGNDFGRDGYFGDRGGRGGGYGGDNYNNGYGGGDGDNLGAADVLNTSVAGYGGGGYGGGGGGNRGYGGGQGYGNQGGGGGGGYGGNGYDGYNNGNGNGNYGGGGGGNYGSGGGGGGGSSGGNGYNDFGNYNNQSSNYGPMKGTNFGGGGGGGSGGGGGGGRNSGPYGGGYGGSTGGGGGGGYGGGGGGGGSGRRF; encoded by the exons ATGTCGAAAGA TCATGATCAAGGCGCACGGGAACCGGAGCAGCTCCGCAAGCTCTTCATCGGAGGACTGAGTTTTGAGACCACAGACGAGAGCTTGCGAGCCCATTTTGAACAATGGGGTACACTCACCGACTGCGTG GTGATGAGAGATACTGGCAGCAAAAGGTCCAGGGGATTCGGCTTTGTGACCTACGCCACTGTGGAAGAAGTGGATGCTGGCATGGATGCACGGCCTCATAAGGTTGATGGCAGGATGGTAGAGCCCAAGAGAGCGGTTTCCAGAGAG GACTCCAATAAACCCGGTGCCCACGTAACGGTCAAGAAGATTTTCGTTGGCGGCATCAAAGAAGACACAGAGGAAGCacagctgcgagactacttcaGTCAGTTTGGAAAGATTGACTTGGTTGAAATTATGACCGATCGCAACACGGGCAAGAGGCGAGGCTTTGCATTCGTTACGTTTGATGACCACGATTCCGTGGACAGGATTGTCA TTCAGAAATACCACACAGTCAACTGCCACAATTGTGAGGTGAGGAAGGCCCTCTCGAAGCAAGAGATGCAGAATACGGGCATGA GTCGCCCTGGTAACTTCAACAGAGGCGGTGGCTATGGAGGTAATGATTTTGGCCGCGATGGATACTTCGGTGACCGTG gtggaagaggtggaggataCGGTGGTGACAATTACAACAATGGCTACGGCGGGGGAGACGGTGATAACCTAG GCGCTGCTGATGTACTCAATACATCTGTTGCAGGTTACGGAGGTGGTGGATacggaggtggtggcggtgggaaCCGTGGCTATGGAGGGGGACAAGGCTACGGCAaccagggtggaggtggcggaggcGGTTATGGTGGAAACGGCTACGATGGCTACAACAACGGTAATGGAAATGGAAACtacggcggtggtggtggag GTAACTACGGgagtggaggaggcggaggcggtggCAGCAGTGGAGGCAACGGCTACAATGATTTTGGCAACTACAACAACCAGTCGTCTAACTACGGCCCCATGAAAGGAACTAACtttggaggtggaggcggtggtggcagtggaggaggaggaggtggaggacggaACAGTGGGCCTTATGGTG GTGGCTATGGGGGTAGCACTGGcggaggcggtggcggcggatatggtggtggtggtggcggcggaggATCTGGCAGACGGTTTTAA
- the hnrnpa1b gene encoding heterogeneous nuclear ribonucleoprotein A1b isoform X7, translating to MSKDHDQGAREPEQLRKLFIGGLSFETTDESLRAHFEQWGTLTDCVVMRDTGSKRSRGFGFVTYATVEEVDAGMDARPHKVDGRMVEPKRAVSREDSNKPGAHVTVKKIFVGGIKEDTEEAQLRDYFSQFGKIDLVEIMTDRNTGKRRGFAFVTFDDHDSVDRIVIQKYHTVNCHNCEVRKALSKQEMQNTGMSRPGNFNRGGGYGGNDFGRDGYFGDRGGRGGGYGGDNYNNGYGGGDGDNLGAADVLNTSVAGYGGGGYGGGGGGNRGYGGGQGYGNQGGGGGGGYGGNGYDGYNNGNYGSGGGGGGGSSGGNGYNDFGNYNNQSSNYGPMKGTNFGGGGGGGSGGGGGGGRNSGPYGGGYGGSTGGGGGGGYGGGGGGGGSGRRF from the exons ATGTCGAAAGA TCATGATCAAGGCGCACGGGAACCGGAGCAGCTCCGCAAGCTCTTCATCGGAGGACTGAGTTTTGAGACCACAGACGAGAGCTTGCGAGCCCATTTTGAACAATGGGGTACACTCACCGACTGCGTG GTGATGAGAGATACTGGCAGCAAAAGGTCCAGGGGATTCGGCTTTGTGACCTACGCCACTGTGGAAGAAGTGGATGCTGGCATGGATGCACGGCCTCATAAGGTTGATGGCAGGATGGTAGAGCCCAAGAGAGCGGTTTCCAGAGAG GACTCCAATAAACCCGGTGCCCACGTAACGGTCAAGAAGATTTTCGTTGGCGGCATCAAAGAAGACACAGAGGAAGCacagctgcgagactacttcaGTCAGTTTGGAAAGATTGACTTGGTTGAAATTATGACCGATCGCAACACGGGCAAGAGGCGAGGCTTTGCATTCGTTACGTTTGATGACCACGATTCCGTGGACAGGATTGTCA TTCAGAAATACCACACAGTCAACTGCCACAATTGTGAGGTGAGGAAGGCCCTCTCGAAGCAAGAGATGCAGAATACGGGCATGA GTCGCCCTGGTAACTTCAACAGAGGCGGTGGCTATGGAGGTAATGATTTTGGCCGCGATGGATACTTCGGTGACCGTG gtggaagaggtggaggataCGGTGGTGACAATTACAACAATGGCTACGGCGGGGGAGACGGTGATAACCTAG GCGCTGCTGATGTACTCAATACATCTGTTGCAGGTTACGGAGGTGGTGGATacggaggtggtggcggtgggaaCCGTGGCTATGGAGGGGGACAAGGCTACGGCAaccagggtggaggtggcggaggcGGTTATGGTGGAAACGGCTACGATGGCTACAACAACG GTAACTACGGgagtggaggaggcggaggcggtggCAGCAGTGGAGGCAACGGCTACAATGATTTTGGCAACTACAACAACCAGTCGTCTAACTACGGCCCCATGAAAGGAACTAACtttggaggtggaggcggtggtggcagtggaggaggaggaggtggaggacggaACAGTGGGCCTTATGGTG GTGGCTATGGGGGTAGCACTGGcggaggcggtggcggcggatatggtggtggtggtggcggcggaggATCTGGCAGACGGTTTTAA
- the hnrnpa1b gene encoding heterogeneous nuclear ribonucleoprotein A1b isoform X5 — protein sequence MSKDHDQGAREPEQLRKLFIGGLSFETTDESLRAHFEQWGTLTDCVVMRDTGSKRSRGFGFVTYATVEEVDAGMDARPHKVDGRMVEPKRAVSREDSNKPGAHVTVKKIFVGGIKEDTEEAQLRDYFSQFGKIDLVEIMTDRNTGKRRGFAFVTFDDHDSVDRIVIQKYHTVNCHNCEVRKALSKQEMQNTGMSRPGNFNRGGGYGGGRGGGYGGDNYNNGYGGGDGDNLGAADVLNTSVAGYGGGGYGGGGGGNRGYGGGQGYGNQGGGGGGGYGGNGYDGYNNGNGNGNYGGGGGDSSVGNYGSGGGGGGGSSGGNGYNDFGNYNNQSSNYGPMKGTNFGGGGGGGSGGGGGGGRNSGPYGGGYGGSTGGGGGGGYGGGGGGGGSGRRF from the exons ATGTCGAAAGA TCATGATCAAGGCGCACGGGAACCGGAGCAGCTCCGCAAGCTCTTCATCGGAGGACTGAGTTTTGAGACCACAGACGAGAGCTTGCGAGCCCATTTTGAACAATGGGGTACACTCACCGACTGCGTG GTGATGAGAGATACTGGCAGCAAAAGGTCCAGGGGATTCGGCTTTGTGACCTACGCCACTGTGGAAGAAGTGGATGCTGGCATGGATGCACGGCCTCATAAGGTTGATGGCAGGATGGTAGAGCCCAAGAGAGCGGTTTCCAGAGAG GACTCCAATAAACCCGGTGCCCACGTAACGGTCAAGAAGATTTTCGTTGGCGGCATCAAAGAAGACACAGAGGAAGCacagctgcgagactacttcaGTCAGTTTGGAAAGATTGACTTGGTTGAAATTATGACCGATCGCAACACGGGCAAGAGGCGAGGCTTTGCATTCGTTACGTTTGATGACCACGATTCCGTGGACAGGATTGTCA TTCAGAAATACCACACAGTCAACTGCCACAATTGTGAGGTGAGGAAGGCCCTCTCGAAGCAAGAGATGCAGAATACGGGCATGA GTCGCCCTGGTAACTTCAACAGAGGCGGTGGCTATGGAG gtggaagaggtggaggataCGGTGGTGACAATTACAACAATGGCTACGGCGGGGGAGACGGTGATAACCTAG GCGCTGCTGATGTACTCAATACATCTGTTGCAGGTTACGGAGGTGGTGGATacggaggtggtggcggtgggaaCCGTGGCTATGGAGGGGGACAAGGCTACGGCAaccagggtggaggtggcggaggcGGTTATGGTGGAAACGGCTACGATGGCTACAACAACGGTAATGGAAATGGAAACtacggcggtggtggtggag ATTCCTCTGTAGGTAACTACGGgagtggaggaggcggaggcggtggCAGCAGTGGAGGCAACGGCTACAATGATTTTGGCAACTACAACAACCAGTCGTCTAACTACGGCCCCATGAAAGGAACTAACtttggaggtggaggcggtggtggcagtggaggaggaggaggtggaggacggaACAGTGGGCCTTATGGTG GTGGCTATGGGGGTAGCACTGGcggaggcggtggcggcggatatggtggtggtggtggcggcggaggATCTGGCAGACGGTTTTAA
- the hnrnpa1b gene encoding heterogeneous nuclear ribonucleoprotein A1b isoform X6 → MSKDHDQGAREPEQLRKLFIGGLSFETTDESLRAHFEQWGTLTDCVVMRDTGSKRSRGFGFVTYATVEEVDAGMDARPHKVDGRMVEPKRAVSREDSNKPGAHVTVKKIFVGGIKEDTEEAQLRDYFSQFGKIDLVEIMTDRNTGKRRGFAFVTFDDHDSVDRIVIQKYHTVNCHNCEVRKALSKQEMQNTGMSRPGNFNRGGGYGGNDFGRDGYFGDRGGRGGGYGGDNYNNGYGGGDGDNLGYGGGGYGGGGGGNRGYGGGQGYGNQGGGGGGGYGGNGYDGYNNGNGNGNYGGGGGGNYGSGGGGGGGSSGGNGYNDFGNYNNQSSNYGPMKGTNFGGGGGGGSGGGGGGGRNSGPYGGGYGGSTGGGGGGGYGGGGGGGGSGRRF, encoded by the exons ATGTCGAAAGA TCATGATCAAGGCGCACGGGAACCGGAGCAGCTCCGCAAGCTCTTCATCGGAGGACTGAGTTTTGAGACCACAGACGAGAGCTTGCGAGCCCATTTTGAACAATGGGGTACACTCACCGACTGCGTG GTGATGAGAGATACTGGCAGCAAAAGGTCCAGGGGATTCGGCTTTGTGACCTACGCCACTGTGGAAGAAGTGGATGCTGGCATGGATGCACGGCCTCATAAGGTTGATGGCAGGATGGTAGAGCCCAAGAGAGCGGTTTCCAGAGAG GACTCCAATAAACCCGGTGCCCACGTAACGGTCAAGAAGATTTTCGTTGGCGGCATCAAAGAAGACACAGAGGAAGCacagctgcgagactacttcaGTCAGTTTGGAAAGATTGACTTGGTTGAAATTATGACCGATCGCAACACGGGCAAGAGGCGAGGCTTTGCATTCGTTACGTTTGATGACCACGATTCCGTGGACAGGATTGTCA TTCAGAAATACCACACAGTCAACTGCCACAATTGTGAGGTGAGGAAGGCCCTCTCGAAGCAAGAGATGCAGAATACGGGCATGA GTCGCCCTGGTAACTTCAACAGAGGCGGTGGCTATGGAGGTAATGATTTTGGCCGCGATGGATACTTCGGTGACCGTG gtggaagaggtggaggataCGGTGGTGACAATTACAACAATGGCTACGGCGGGGGAGACGGTGATAACCTAG GTTACGGAGGTGGTGGATacggaggtggtggcggtgggaaCCGTGGCTATGGAGGGGGACAAGGCTACGGCAaccagggtggaggtggcggaggcGGTTATGGTGGAAACGGCTACGATGGCTACAACAACGGTAATGGAAATGGAAACtacggcggtggtggtggag GTAACTACGGgagtggaggaggcggaggcggtggCAGCAGTGGAGGCAACGGCTACAATGATTTTGGCAACTACAACAACCAGTCGTCTAACTACGGCCCCATGAAAGGAACTAACtttggaggtggaggcggtggtggcagtggaggaggaggaggtggaggacggaACAGTGGGCCTTATGGTG GTGGCTATGGGGGTAGCACTGGcggaggcggtggcggcggatatggtggtggtggtggcggcggaggATCTGGCAGACGGTTTTAA
- the hnrnpa1b gene encoding heterogeneous nuclear ribonucleoprotein A1b isoform X8: protein MSKDHDQGAREPEQLRKLFIGGLSFETTDESLRAHFEQWGTLTDCVVMRDTGSKRSRGFGFVTYATVEEVDAGMDARPHKVDGRMVEPKRAVSREDSNKPGAHVTVKKIFVGGIKEDTEEAQLRDYFSQFGKIDLVEIMTDRNTGKRRGFAFVTFDDHDSVDRIVIQKYHTVNCHNCEVRKALSKQEMQNTGMSRPGNFNRGGGYGGGRGGGYGGDNYNNGYGGGDGDNLGYGGGGYGGGGGGNRGYGGGQGYGNQGGGGGGGYGGNGYDGYNNGNGNGNYGGGGGDSSVGNYGSGGGGGGGSSGGNGYNDFGNYNNQSSNYGPMKGTNFGGGGGGGSGGGGGGGRNSGPYGGGYGGSTGGGGGGGYGGGGGGGGSGRRF, encoded by the exons ATGTCGAAAGA TCATGATCAAGGCGCACGGGAACCGGAGCAGCTCCGCAAGCTCTTCATCGGAGGACTGAGTTTTGAGACCACAGACGAGAGCTTGCGAGCCCATTTTGAACAATGGGGTACACTCACCGACTGCGTG GTGATGAGAGATACTGGCAGCAAAAGGTCCAGGGGATTCGGCTTTGTGACCTACGCCACTGTGGAAGAAGTGGATGCTGGCATGGATGCACGGCCTCATAAGGTTGATGGCAGGATGGTAGAGCCCAAGAGAGCGGTTTCCAGAGAG GACTCCAATAAACCCGGTGCCCACGTAACGGTCAAGAAGATTTTCGTTGGCGGCATCAAAGAAGACACAGAGGAAGCacagctgcgagactacttcaGTCAGTTTGGAAAGATTGACTTGGTTGAAATTATGACCGATCGCAACACGGGCAAGAGGCGAGGCTTTGCATTCGTTACGTTTGATGACCACGATTCCGTGGACAGGATTGTCA TTCAGAAATACCACACAGTCAACTGCCACAATTGTGAGGTGAGGAAGGCCCTCTCGAAGCAAGAGATGCAGAATACGGGCATGA GTCGCCCTGGTAACTTCAACAGAGGCGGTGGCTATGGAG gtggaagaggtggaggataCGGTGGTGACAATTACAACAATGGCTACGGCGGGGGAGACGGTGATAACCTAG GTTACGGAGGTGGTGGATacggaggtggtggcggtgggaaCCGTGGCTATGGAGGGGGACAAGGCTACGGCAaccagggtggaggtggcggaggcGGTTATGGTGGAAACGGCTACGATGGCTACAACAACGGTAATGGAAATGGAAACtacggcggtggtggtggag ATTCCTCTGTAGGTAACTACGGgagtggaggaggcggaggcggtggCAGCAGTGGAGGCAACGGCTACAATGATTTTGGCAACTACAACAACCAGTCGTCTAACTACGGCCCCATGAAAGGAACTAACtttggaggtggaggcggtggtggcagtggaggaggaggaggtggaggacggaACAGTGGGCCTTATGGTG GTGGCTATGGGGGTAGCACTGGcggaggcggtggcggcggatatggtggtggtggtggcggcggaggATCTGGCAGACGGTTTTAA
- the cbx5 gene encoding chromobox protein homolog 5, producing the protein MGKKSREDDSSSSQEEEYVVEKVLDRRVVKSRVEFFLKWKGYSEKHNTWEPEKNLDCPELISEFMKTYKKSSSTSGSSTPSSASKSCTNVSRSKEKETSGSKKKHSDDEEGGSKPKKKKEDEVLVARGFERGLEPEKIIGATDSCGDLMFLMKWKDSDEADLVLAKEANHKCPQIVITFYEERLTWHEDGDKKEKDAVSV; encoded by the exons ATGGGCAAGAAATCTCGCGAAGACGATTCATCCTCCTCCCAAGAGGAAGAGTATGTTGTTGAGAAAGTGCTGGACAGAAGAGTAGTGAAAAGCAGAGTGGAGTTCTTCCTTAAATGGAAGGGATATTCAGA GAAACACAACACCTGGGAACCAGAGAAAAATCTTGACTGTCCCGAGTTGATTTCTGAGTTCATGAAGACCTACAAGAAGAGCAGCAGCACTAGTGGAAGCTCTACGCCTAGCAGTGCGAGCAAGTCCTGCACAAATGTGTCGCGCtccaaagaaaaagaaacaagtGGCTCAAAGAAAAAACACTCTGATGATGAGGAAGGTGGTAGTaagcccaagaagaagaaggaa GATGAAGTTCTTGTAGCGCGTGGCTTTGAGAGAGGACTGGAACCCGAGAAGATCATTGGAGCTACAGATTCATGTGGGGACTTGATGTTCCTCATGAAATG GAAAGACTCGGACGAGGCGGATCTTGTGCTCGCTAAGGAAGCCAATCACAAGTGCCCTCAGATCGTCATCACCTTCTACGAGGAGCGCCTCACCTGGCACGAAGACGGCgacaagaaggagaaggatgctgtgagtgtgtga